The Coffea arabica cultivar ET-39 chromosome 4e, Coffea Arabica ET-39 HiFi, whole genome shotgun sequence genome includes a window with the following:
- the LOC113741267 gene encoding transcription factor bHLH162 has product MNCFPRDLLRFFGGFMENYSINDASGKLDRKTVERNRRIRMNGLIHELTSLVPPQHFVPSKEQLSQRDQIDQVAAYIMQLKDRVEKLRKTKELVKRKIKTKGSNTGNSAIPGSRIRVVKIREIGSSLEVVLVTGLGKNFGLHEVIIVLEEQGVEVVSISISTMDNRICHILHAQVKVSRLGVDTLTIYDRLQKLIN; this is encoded by the exons ATGAACTGTTTTCCGAGGGATTTGCTGAGATTTTTTGGTGGGTTTATGGAGAATTATAGTATTAATGATGCTTCAGGAAAGCTTGATAGGAAAACTGTTGAGAGGAACAGAAGGATTCGCATGAACGGTCTCATTCATGAGCTTACATCTCTTGTTCCTCCCCAGCATTTTGTGCCATCCAAG GAACAGCTTTCCCAACGAGATCAGATTGATCAAGTTGCTGCTTATATCATGCAATTAAAGGACAGAGTAGAGAAACTGAGGAAGACAAAAGAGCTAGtaaagagaaaaattaaaacaaagggCTCTAATACCGGAAATTCAGCCATTCCGGGATCAAGAATTCGAGTTGTGAAAATCAGAGAAATTGGTTCAAGCTTAGAAGTGGTTTTAGTAACTGGTTTGGGGAAGAACTTTGGGTTACACGAAGTCATCATAGTTCTTGAAGAACAAGGAGTGGAAGTAGTTAGCATTAGCATTTCTACCATGGACAATAGAATTTGTCACATATTGCATGCTCAG GTTAAAGTTTCTAGACTTGGCGTAGATACTTTGACAATTTACGATAGACTGCAGAAGTTGATCAATTAG